One genomic window of Glycine soja cultivar W05 chromosome 9, ASM419377v2, whole genome shotgun sequence includes the following:
- the LOC114367167 gene encoding uncharacterized protein LOC114367167, whose protein sequence is MRFLSKDWVVSWALLLLVSCTTFSSASLGKPENKIKTSVFLSPKIELGPGLVSNKNYFDVDFPRGHIAIKSFNAELVDEAGKSVPLQEVYLHHWVIVRYHQPKNVSQNNQTDNIVIVRNSGFCQDGFLVQYFGLGSETRGTATDIPDPFGIEVGNPSEIPYGFEEKWLINVHAIDTRGGVEDRLGCIECRCDLYNVTKDADGNPLSPYYKGGLDCCPDNSTCRLNKGFKGPKRTLNLKYTVKWFSWDNCVVPLKIYILDVTDVLNVSKGVSPKHNCKVEYQVEPCSKGYNSSACIDVRKTSFPMQTGGYVIYGVGHQHVGANESTLYGQDGGVICSSIPKYGNGNEAGNEKGYVVGMSTCYPRRGTIKIKDGETLTLEIIYSNNQSHSGVMGLFYILVAEQLPHQHLL, encoded by the exons ATGAGATTTTTATCCAAAGATTGGGTGGTTTCATGGGCACTATTACTTCTTGTGTCATGCACAACATTCTCATCAGCTTCTTTGGGGAAACctgagaacaaaataaaaacatctgTTTTTCTATCACCAAAGATTGAGCTAGGTCCAGGGTtagtttcaaacaaaaattattttgatgttgACTTTCCAAGAGGCCATATTGCAATCAAGAGTTTCAATGCTGAATTAGTTGATGAGGCAGGGAAATCAGTACCACTCCAAGAAGTATATCTCCACCATTGGGTTATAGTAAGATACCATCAACCCAAAAATGTGTCACAAAATAATCAAACAGATAATATTGTTATAGTGAGAAACAGTGGCTTTTGCCAAGATGGTTTTCTTGTCCAATATTTTGGGCTAGGATCAGAAACAAGAGGAACTGCCACTGATATTCCAGACCCTTTTGGAATAGAAGTTGGAAACCCTTCAGAAATTCCCTATGGATTTGAAGAGAAATGGTTGATCAATGTGCATGCCATTGACACAAGGGGTGGTGTGGAAGATAGGCTGGGGTGCATTGAGTGTAGGTGTGACCTTTATAATGTCACAAAGGATGCAGATGGTAACCCTTTGAGTCCATATTATAAGGGAGGTTTGGATTGTTGCCCTGATAATAGCACGTGCAGGTTGAACAAAGGCTTCAAGGGTCCTAAGAGAACCCTAAACCTTAAATACACAGTGAAGTGGTTCAGTTGGGACAACTGTGTGGTGCCCCTTAAGATTTATATACTTGATGTGACTGATGTTTTGAACGTGTCCAAAGGAGTGAGTCCAAAGCATAATTGCAAG GTTGAATATCAGGTTGAACCTTGCAGCAAAGGCTACAATAGTAGTGCTTGCATTGATGTCAGAAAGACAAGCTTCCCTATGCAAACTGGTGGATATGTCATCTATGGTGTTGGTCATCAGCATGTTGGTGCAAATGAATCAACTCTATACGGACAG GATGGGGGAGTTATTTGTTCTTCAATACCAAAATATGGAAATGGAAACGAAGCAGGGAATGAGAAAGGGTATGTTGTAGGAATGTCTACATGTTACCCTCGACGAGGTactatcaaaataaaagatgGTGAAACCCTAACTCTAGAGATTATCTACAGCAACAACCAAAGCCACAGTGGAGTAATGGGGCTTTTCTACATCTTGGTGGCTGAACAACTGCCACACCAACACCTCCTTTGA